The genome window TTAACTTTATATTCTTGCTTTAAATTTTCAACTACAGCTTTTTTTACTATAGATTGTATATCAGGAATACTGTATAATTTCGATTTTATAGAAGACGCCTTTGCTACTGGAAAAACAGCATCTTTTTTTATATATTTATGCCAAGGCAATTTTTTTGTGTTTTGAAAAAGTTCTTCAAAGCTTCTAGCTTCAAATTCTCCAATTTTTAATAATACTCTTTCTGCTGTTCTAAGCCATAAATTTGATTTACATATACCATAACTATCTGTTTTATAAGTAATCCTTCCATCTTCTACTTTTTGTATTTCACAACCTAAATTTTCAATTTCTCTTTTAAGTATTTTTTCAACTCCAAAAAAGCATGGTGCTATCAAAGTTACATCTTTCATTATATTCCTCCTGCTGTATATATTATTATATATAATTACCAATTAATTGTATCATATACTTTACATGAATATCTATTTAATTTTATAAAACTTCATTCATACTCCCTGTCCTATAGCCCAAAAGATCTATAGTTACATAATTAAACCCTAAAGATTTTAGATACTCACAAACTTTATTTGATGATCCTGATTCTAAAAAGTTTAAAATTTCATCTTGCTTTAACTCTATCCTTGCTATTTCCCCGTGATGTCTAACTCTAAATTGTTTAAATCCTAACTGAGAAATATATTCTTCACTCTTCTCTATCATATTAAGCTTTTTTGGAGTAATTTTATGATTATAAGGAATTCTAGATGCAAGGCAGGCAAAAGATGGTTTATTCCAAGTAGGTATGTTTAACATTTTAGATAAATCTCTAATATCTTGTTTTGTAAGACCAGCTTCTTTTAAAGGACTAATTATTCCTAGCTCTTTTAAAGCTTTCATTCCAGGTCTAAAATCACTTAAATCATCAATATTACTTCCATCAGCTATATTATTTATATCATTTTCATTAGAAACTTTTTTTATTTTTGTAAATATATCCTTTTTGCAAAAATAACATCTTTCTGGAACATTATCTATAAATTCTTTAATATTTATATCGTTTATGTTTAGTACAATGTGTTTAATATTTATTTCATTAGCATAATCTATAGATTCTTGAATCTCTTTGTTAGTGTGAATAAATGCATTAACTGTCACAGCTAATACCTTTTCTCTTAATACATCTTGTGCTATTTTTAAAAGGAAAGTACTATCAACTCCCCCTGAAAAAGCTACAGTTAAATTATC of Tepidibacter aestuarii contains these proteins:
- the larE gene encoding ATP-dependent sacrificial sulfur transferase LarE gives rise to the protein MTAIEKLKVLKNNLSKLDNLTVAFSGGVDSTFLLKIAQDVLREKVLAVTVNAFIHTNKEIQESIDYANEINIKHIVLNINDINIKEFIDNVPERCYFCKKDIFTKIKKVSNENDINNIADGSNIDDLSDFRPGMKALKELGIISPLKEAGLTKQDIRDLSKMLNIPTWNKPSFACLASRIPYNHKITPKKLNMIEKSEEYISQLGFKQFRVRHHGEIARIELKQDEILNFLESGSSNKVCEYLKSLGFNYVTIDLLGYRTGSMNEVL